In Candidatus Neomarinimicrobiota bacterium, one genomic interval encodes:
- a CDS encoding ATP-binding cassette domain-containing protein produces the protein MIEVSNLSKEFKLRKRQRREMGEAYRNTKTIKAVDSISFQCTPGRVFGLIGPNGAGKTTTLRMLATMLKPTSGTISVAGFDTQTHPEEVRRRIGFMTGQTALYDRLTPLEMVRYMASLHRMDSSRFAERKEELFTVLGIHDFADRRIARLSSGMKQKVSIARTIIHDPDIVVFDEPTSGLDVMTSRAIIDLIRSCREDKKTVIFSTHRMGEVKLLCDDVAIIHRGKLYFRGTLEKFESDMTQPTFEDEFIHLVGEA, from the coding sequence ATGATCGAAGTCTCGAACCTGTCAAAGGAATTCAAGTTGAGAAAGCGGCAGCGCCGGGAGATGGGCGAGGCGTATCGAAACACCAAGACCATCAAAGCGGTGGACTCCATCAGCTTTCAATGCACGCCCGGAAGGGTCTTCGGTTTAATCGGGCCCAATGGCGCTGGAAAAACCACGACTCTCAGAATGCTGGCGACGATGCTGAAACCCACCTCAGGGACCATTTCCGTGGCAGGCTTCGACACTCAGACTCACCCTGAAGAAGTGAGGCGTCGGATCGGGTTCATGACCGGCCAGACGGCCCTCTACGACCGTTTGACTCCATTGGAGATGGTCCGTTATATGGCATCTTTGCACCGCATGGATTCGTCGAGATTCGCTGAGCGAAAAGAAGAGCTCTTCACCGTACTGGGCATACACGATTTTGCAGACCGGCGTATCGCACGGCTGAGTTCCGGAATGAAACAGAAAGTGTCGATTGCCAGGACGATCATTCACGATCCTGACATTGTGGTATTCGATGAGCCCACCTCCGGACTGGATGTGATGACCTCCCGGGCCATTATCGACCTGATACGCTCATGTAGAGAGGACAAGAAGACAGTCATTTTTTCCACTCACCGCATGGGAGAAGTAAAACTCCTGTGCGACGACGTTGCCATCATACACCGCGGCAAGCTCTATTTCCGCGGCACGCTGGAGAAATTCGAGTCAGACATGACTCAACCCACCTTCGAAGACGAATTCATTCACCTTGTGGGAGAAGCATGA